In Candidatus Thermoplasmatota archaeon, the sequence ACATGCGCGAAGCGCTGGGTGGAACCGGAGGTCGGCTCGGGCATGGCCCTGCGAAGCAGGGCGTAGCCGAGGTCGCGCCTCGGGACCGTCTCGATCTTCTTGTTCACGGCAACACCATTCTGCTCGCGCGGAACCCGGTCTCCGTCCGGGCCGTTCCGTCCCAGCAACTGGACGGAGCGTCACCGCGCTTGCGATGACCCGTTCATTCGACGCCATATGACAGGTCGCCCTTCACAGGCGTGAGTGACACGGACCACTGAGCAAGAAAAGCTCGAAGTCGCGCCACATTCCGCTTGCGGTACGGGCCTTCGCCGAGTTCGCGGCTCGGCGCGACCCTGGGTGAGGAATGCAGAGGAATCCCCATGCGTCACAGGCGACGGTGAGTCGCGTGGAGAACAACGCAGGCGAAGATGTTTGAGAAAAGATGGATGCCCCGCGCGCGTCGCCGCGCGCGGGGCGATGGGTCCAGCCTCCCTGATCCGGACTTCAGTGGGCGGCCGCGGGCCGCTCGGGAAGCGCGATGCCCGTCGCGGCCGCGAGGGCCGCGAGGGTCTTCGCGCTCGCCGCGTCGGACGCGTTCCAGGCGAGCTCGAGCAGGGCCATCATGGCCGCGACGACGGCGGCGTCGTCGGACCAGAGCGCGACGTCGTTGCCCTGGAAGTAGTGGTGGTCGTCGGGAACGTGGTGCGCGACGAGGACCTTCCCGTCGGCGATTGCGATGGTCGTCGCGCCGATCGCGGCGGCGCCGGCGCGGAGCTCCACGGCCTGCGAAAGGGCCTCGACGGCCTCGCGCTCGGCTTCGGTCGCGGGCGCCGCGACGCGGACGCGAACGCCGCTCTCGGCGCGCTCGACGAGGACGGTCGCGTGGTACGCGAGCCGGTGCAGGCCGGCCGCGCTCGTCGCGACGAACACGTCGCGCTCGGCCTGGCCGATCATCTCGGCGAGACGTGAGGCGATGTTCGCGCGACCCTTGAGGACGATGAATCCGCCCGCGTCCTCGAGCTGGAGCTTGCCCTTCGGGGCGAACTCCGACTCGAGGGCCTCGCGCTCGCCCTGCAGGGCCTCGACCTTGGCCTTGTGGCCGCGCTCGATCT encodes:
- a CDS encoding helix-turn-helix domain-containing protein, with translation MTVNPSRVSRLMEHGLTEYEARAYLALLDLEKAEASPIADVARVPRTKIYQALEGLEGKRLIKVIPERPKRYLVQPLASYLDEIERGHKAKVEALQGEREALESEFAPKGKLQLEDAGGFIVLKGRANIASRLAEMIGQAERDVFVATSAAGLHRLAYHATVLVERAESGVRVRVAAPATEAEREAVEALSQAVELRAGAAAIGATTIAIADGKVLVAHHVPDDHHYFQGNDVALWSDDAAVVAAMMALLELAWNASDAASAKTLAALAAATGIALPERPAAAH